Within Vicia villosa cultivar HV-30 ecotype Madison, WI linkage group LG1, Vvil1.0, whole genome shotgun sequence, the genomic segment TAATATTTGGCATGTCAAgatattatttatcatataatCTAATATCTGCcatgttaaaaaattaaatatcaactatTATAATTTAGTCTACTTTCTAATGATActgatttaaatatattttaaattttaagtaaTGAGTTTTTTAAATTTACTACATTACGGTCTACacaaaattttggtttaattcctCAACTTGCATCAACTATTCGCACATTATATCAGGCAATATAATCTATTATTATTATCTGTCTAAAAACAAATAGCGATATTATTTACCATATAATCTAATATTTGGTATgtcaatatattatttatcatataatCTAATAACTGGCATGTTAAGAAATTGTTGATTTGGCACATATTAtgaaacatatttttaaataaatatatatatttatttatttgaagcaTCTATTAGTTATATCTCCGAACCCGTTActcttttatataattaatttgctATAAATTAAATACTAATTTCCATGATaaataagttataaaaaaattaaaatttaaaaacataataataatagtaacaatAATAATAGTATATTATCCaactaattatattaatatagggaataacaaaaaaaaatataactacaatttaaatttatatttatcatttctaaaaaataaatattgttatACATGAAATTATGTGTTAAGATTCTTTctgtaaataatttataatagagaaaaaataaaaaataatcgtATAAATATACAAAATATACTAAATATAAATTCATTTCAAAACCTCTTCAATACCTTTAATTCATGGAAGTTACATAATAAAAACatataacaaaaattataaatattaatagttataataataataataataataataatattacaaatatatatatatatatatatatatatatatatatatatatatatatatatatatatatatatatatatatatatatatataacatggaAGAACTAAGAAAATATGACtacaatttaaatttatatatgtcATTTCTAACAAATAAATACTTTTTTACTCATGAAATTATATGTTAAGATTCTTTATATAAATAAGTTATAATagaggaaaaataaaaaataaaaaatgtatatacaaaatatataaaatataaattcattTCAAAAACTCATCAATACCTTTAATTCATGGAAGTTATATGATACAAACATTACTATATTATTAATTTCATGAACATTATATGATaaataagttataaaaaaaatttaaaatttaataaataaaatttcgtagttaaatattattttataaattcaattcttagtttattataatacaaattcattcattaaaatatttttaattttaaaatttatatagaaAAACCACATATGCCAATttattaagttattttttattaaaattattagtaaatattttattaaaacctacaattatattttttttaagactATTAAACAATTAATGTAAAGTTTCATTAATTTCAATCATCTActtcaatatttttataatttaataaatttagtttaataatttattattataaaaaattctattcataatttattatagtaaaaatgtatttattaaaataaattaattttataatttattgagGAAAAACACATAAGTCAAATTgttacattattattttttgtagtaATTTATTAGATTATTACTACAagattttgataaaataaataaatatattgtgAAACTCATATTCTTAATCCTTAAgctacatttttttaatattttgtaactcatATTTTTTCATGATTATGATCATTTATCATTTCTTATtgcattaatataaattttaattaatagtttTATTAGTCATTATTTGTTATTATGATGTCAGTTATCATTTTGTATATAAATATGTGATATTGAAGTATCAATGTGTTCTAAATACAAATCGTTGGTCTCTTCAATTTTATATGATAAAAATTATAGTATCTCTTAACTTATACTCCTCAATATTAGTTTTTGTGAGAGAATAGAGactcaaattattatattataaatatttcaattctCTTTTATATTGATACAACTTTTATTTCTCTACTATTATAACTTTCTATCTAATTATCTTTTATTTGATGATTTGAATCAGGAGAAGATCATAACTTTGTGTTGCATCATTGTTGCATGCTTGGGAGTTCTATGAAATGATTATTCATGTAGGTGCATAAGTAAATGTCTTTAACTCTAATATATACATCTAATGTATACATCGATAAAAATCCTATTGTattgatatattttttgttaGTTTGTTATTTTATGGGTGCAATGTTTCAATTCGACATAGATGTAAGTATTGTAGAATAAGTATAATGATTTCTCAAATTTTTGTGATATTACCATCATATAAAGTGTTTATTGAACAAACAAGTATTATGTTTGGACATAATATTTAGTGTAGAGTATAATATCAACTAAAATTTCATAATCATCTATCACCTAGAGAaatgttaaatataaaaaatgtatAATTTATTCTTCAAATATTTCTTTGATGATGTTTTACATAAGCGGTGTAATTAATATTTGTGTATAAATTTTTCAGTATGTATTGGTTCACGGTTTTATACACATTAATAGTAGTACATATCAAATGTCTTGAAGTGGAATTGatcattttaataataaaattaaataaaaatagaaatctacatctacatctacatatACATGTAAAATAATCTACATATATACGATACTATGATGAATTCCAATGGACAATTAAACTTAAGTAACAactctaaaatatattttatttttttaattaactattttttatatttttaattatgctTCTGAAAAAAGAATCTCTTTTAAATTTCAACAACGTCAATTTCCTTTTATTCTTTCATTTGCACCACTATCAATAAAAGTAAGGATACTCACTCAAACATGTTAGAGTATATCTACcacaatcaattttttttctcacGGACAACTATATGTTCTCATATCAAGGGTTACTTCAAGGAAATGGTTAAAGATATTAGAGACCAATGATGAATGTGAAGATATAGATACAACATCACATGTAGTCTACAAAGAAGtatttaataatattcttttgttaattaatatttatttctttaaatttatacattttagattatcatagtttttttttttaatttattgtctttcatattaaaaaattaatagtataattacaaatataatttaaatgagctacaacataattttatatgcTTTCAcattaaaatagtaataatataattgcaaacataatttaaatggcctataaaataaatttgtatgtaaataaaaaattaaatattaattgttataaaaaatgtaattttatttctaatatatcCGTGCGAAGCACGGGTCGGTGATCTAGTTGTTGTTAATCTAAAGCCGATGGGTATTTAGGAAATTTTTTCAATTATTAAATTTAGATATATTTTAACCCCTAATTTAAAAAACGATATATAAATTCTTTATTCTTCAAAATATATCATATATCAATTAATGAGTTTTTCAATCGTGAATAAATAATAAAGACTagcataatatattttaaaaaatcaagagATCGATTGAATATATGAGACTAAAAAAtattaagtttttatttaatcaacaaaaattcctctattttaatattctttcatcccaaaataaataaaaatactttttctcattttaaattGAGTGAGTATATATAATCTTCTCCAACACTCCACCTTCAACTCATCCTATAAATAACCCATCCCCCACcaaccaaaaatcaaaacaatCATTTCCACAATCTCCCATCTTTCACACCATGACCACACCCAACAAAAACCACAACAAATCTCTACTACACCGCCTAAGAACCGCGGTGCAAAAAGTAAAGCTTCTCATAAGCTCAACAATTCTCAACCAAACATGGAACGCTGCAAAACTGCTACGAGGCACTTCATCTTTGTCCAAACGCCAGCTCAGTTTCAACGACCGTCCTGGATTGATGATCTGTTCCTCCGATGAAACCGATTCAGAAGAGTCTCTTTCTCCGTCGCCGCCGCGGTGTCTTCAGAGAACCATGAGTATTCCTTCCGATGATGACATTGATAAGAGATCGGAGATTTTCATAGCGAATTTCCGACGACAGCTTCTGTTGGAAAGACAAATTTCGTTGCAGCTACGTTATCGGTCACAGGGAACAACAACATAGTTATAGATTattatgtttttctttttcttctacttttttttGAGGACATGTATAAacaatttcttgattttttttcttctttattttctttgaGATTGATTTGACTATAATTTTTTGTTAGTTGTTGTTTCATTCTCtaccatttcttttttcttttgttaattATTCTTGTACAACAAGATACATTGAATTATTAGATACACTGAATTATTGAATTGTATTTTGTTGTTATAGTTGTCTTCTTCTAATCAAAATTTTGAATCTATACAATTGAGTTTGGTATAATGAGGTCACATTTTGTTCGAATTATTCACATTTGATAGCtactctttttttttcttataagttTAATTTTGATACAATAGTGAGTTCTGACATTAAAAAAGTTGCATGGTCAATAAGTCGTAGTAAAATAAAGAATTGGATTGAAAtatgttaaataaatatattaaacaataaagaatattttctttatattctatTTAATATTGTATATGATGTATATATACATTTTTcacatacattaattattcaaatgtatttagaaattttttttttttttatgaatggaAAGAGTAATAGATTTAGTTGAATTGAAATGACTCTAATATGAACAAATTTGATAGGTTTTGTTACATGACAACGAGTAATGTTGGGCTAGTAATGGTCAACCAGCGTCCTTGATTTCGGCATTTTTATATTGTATGTtctcttgttttttttatatagggTATGTTTGTTTTAAGGTTTATAATTATATTCACATGTATTGTTTGGTTGAAATTGTAAAAgttgtttaatttaaaattataaaaaatttaaaatacaaataCATGTGAGTGGTTatgaaaagtttgttggttgaacTTATTTTCATGAAAATGTTATATTCTCACCctaaaaacttaaaacaacatTAGAAGAAACCATGTATAAATAAGTTTCTTGAAAATAAAAGATTCCttgaaacaatttttaaaaatttgagttAAACGTGGGAATACTGCATTTCCATAGTCATGTACTCAAGAATATTGATTTTAatcttgaaacaaacacatcctaaGAATTTAGATAAAGACCAAAATCATTCAAAATGTTGAAGTGATTGATAAATTTTTTAGGCTTTTACTTCCATGAATTGAATTAATGATATGCATGCAATGTTTTAGATTCGAAATACTATattctaaaagaaaacaaaactaaCTTTATCAAAGCTAGTTTAAGAGTAGCATAGACTACACGAGCAAAATGTGGAACAAAAAATTATTATGGCAAAGAAGAAAACTCATGATCTGGATTTTAAATGTGAAAGCTCGATGATAGACGAAgcataattgattaaaaaaatacaatatattatCTCACTATTTTCCTTACCTAAGATAAAATGTAACATTCAATGGcaaaaaactttttattttgtGATTGAACTGTAGAGATGCAAATACTCGTTTTTTCACATACCCATAGCtaacaaaaagaggaacaaaaacaTAACAAGTCTTGATGTTAATGGTGTTTAGATAAATCAATGAATGGTATCTGAATTTCGGTGTTCAAAAACTTCACTAATTAGTTTAAGTGTATCTCGCATTGATATATATCCTATTTTGTGAACATAATGGATCAAGGAAGGTATCACATTAGCATCTATGTATGTCCTTTTTTGTTAACAAAATCCCAATAGAAGAACTCAGTTTAGGTAGGGTTTGTGACAAAGCGgcccattttcactttttctatttTGTTAGTAGTGTAAGGTATTAATGTCATGTTACatgcaacgatatatactggcctattttcaatttataaaatattgATCTTTATGAATCTTTATCTTTAAGTCATTAAGATGTTTACGTTGACGATGGAAAAGTTTTCCTTAACAATCCTCTTGTGATGTTGAATCTGGCGGCAGGGTCGTTACTTGAAAATACTCTGACTATCAAGTCAGTGGAGGTCATGAGTGTGATTTTTAGGGCTTAGTTTTATACATACTTAGTTCTGACCCATTCATTAGACTTTATATTAGTAATCTAGGGCTTAGTGAATATCATAGGGCATGTCATCTAAACATCCTTCTCATATTAATCATCCTTGATTAGGTGATCTTATAGGGTGTGTTCATTTCCTTGTCTAATGGTCCTATAATCTTCTAGATGATTAAGAGGATACTATTAGGGTGTGTTTGTATCTTAGTATGCATTGCCTCTTGAGACTAGTTGATGAATTATTAAACACATTGTGACTTGGTCCAATCAAAAATAGTTATATTCAAATTTTGAGTTCACAATTTTGTAGAAGATCCTTTGATTCTTGCCGAAAGGAGATGGCCAAACACCATATCTATGAAGGCTAACTTAATTATTTTTGAGTTGATGTCGAGACTTAAAGTCAACTTCCACAAAATCTTATAGTTGTGTGAGTATATCAAGGACATCGCTCATGGATCCCTCAAGGGTCCTTAACTATAAAATTGGACAagttccatttaattatattagaCTCCTAATTTGTGGAAACAAAATTCACCTTTATATCTAtcatttattgtttaaaaaaattataatgagGTTGTCTAGATGGAATTTAACTTATCCAAGAGAATTTAACTTGTTTTATTGAAATCATCATTGCCTTCTCTatcaattttcttttcttttgtcctTAAATCTCCACCAGGTACTATTTCTAAAATTGAATTTgtgtttaaatattttatttatgtgtAGCATGAAAGCTCACAAGGTCCATTAGGTTACTTGGGATAATGTATGCTTATATAGAAATCAAGAAGGTTTAGGTCATTTGAGGGTGAAGAAGTTTAAGTTTTCCCTCTTAAGAAAATGGTGATGTAAGCTTAGTACGATCAAGAATAATTACGGTTTAAGGTACTGTCTCAAAATTATGGGGTTGAACAAGACTTTTTATTAAGTGAATGTAGGAAAACATGCATTTGGAGGAAGTACTTACAACCTACTAGGTATGAAAaggataattatatttaatttgtttaatgAATAACTTCTTAGGGTGGTAGGTAGTGGCGAATTGGACTCATTTGAAATGATCATTTACTTGAGGGAGGTATACTTTTTGCGATATTTAGAAGACTTTActacttagacttggataaaaATATGTCGGTTGTGAGTATGTGTTGATTAGAGTAGATAAAAGATAGAGGTGGGTGGCATTGGAGAAGAAGACTGGTCACAAGGGAGGAATAGTTAGTTATATATTGTTATTTTCTAGTTAATATCTTTTTGTAGGAAAATGCATCTAACATGCGGGCTTGACATTTTAACCATATCCATGATTATTTTTTCAATGGCATTTATAGATATCTTACCCAATATATGATTGTGGATCTACCACATCTTTAAAATTTGGTTTTGGAATAAATTAATTCCTCTAAAGGTGTGATTTTTTAGCTTGGAGGATGATTCCAAACCGGATTCCAACAAAGGTAAACTTGATTCATCATGGTATCATTAACTAAGATTCATCCTCATATTGACATGTGTGCAAGCTAGATGGGGGATATCAACATATATTTTTCGAATGCTTCTTTTTAGAAAATGTGTGGATGGGGTGTTTACATTGGTTAGGAATTACTAAGGTCTTACCAAAAAAATATAGTCAATCATGATCATTAGTTTTATAGCATCTTCTCTATTAAAATGAATCGAGTATCTTCTTTCACTTCATTTGGTTCGTGtgttctataattttttttgtctGATGGTTATATGGTAGTTGATCCAAAAGGTCGCCaagtattataatttatattatccaTCTTCACGGGATTTATGTTAATTAATAGGAGACAATGATATTTTACTTGATTAGATAAACGGGAAATTGTAATAATTTTGGGGTACGCATAATATATGATTAAATAGAtaataaaatgtaaaattaaggtgtggaaaatatatttttactTGCAGTAAATACAAACATAGAGAACGTGTAAGTGACACGCGAGgtcttttagggtttgtaatgtGTCAATATCTGATCCTTAACCTATCTATTTGGACATGTATATATAGCCTCTATCACTCTTAGGGAACATCATTGCTTTCACCTATTAGCCTGACCATACataatttgaatttgttttagTCTAACGTGGCAGGTAGCTTACTTTTTCAATACAAATGACGTGTTATAGCCAATCAGAGAATGGAGACTGTTTAATTCACGTGGTATGGTACTAATGGTAATGATAAGCGTTTGATGAGTTATTCTTAGTTACATAGGAGGATGTGTTGAGTCAGGGTTTAACATGGCGAGATGAGTCATTAATGGGTTGTAACAAATGATATCAAAATGGGCTTAAATTATGGCATAATGGTTCACAATCCCTCTAGCATGACGCTTACAAGGGAAAAGTGGTTTAAGGAAAAATCGAGAAGGTCCACACTTCCTCATGCACGAGGCATGAAGTGATTTGATTAAAAGTCATGATGGTCAAGTTATGGAGAatatgtttctttttgtttggatTTCTGAAGTTGTAATAATGGAactgtttaaaaaattatttttagttcTATATTGGTGGGTTCAAAGTTGTCAATTTATATACTATGTAATTTTATTTAGATATATTAATGTGTATGTAAATTGTAAACAAAAAAGCTGGTTTGCCCGAGAGGTTAAGGGGGAAGACTTAAGATCTTCTGCACATAAGTGcgcatgggttcgaaccccacaGCCAGCATTTTtgatatataaaagaaaattagataagaataataaatttatttttaaaattgtgcTTTACTCTGACATAGTGGGTGACCCATTCTTCCAATATCGATGGCTCTTTGAAGTCAATCAAAGACTTAAGATTATTCGCTTTAAATAGAGTTTTCCACTGGGGATGGAAACAATTTTCGAGGCCCGAGATATTTCTTCTTGTCTAGATACCATCATCAACAACCACTGGATAATTGTAATCAATTTCCCCTCTAACATTTGTCACCAAGAATTCTTGAAAGATCTATCATCAACATCAAAACTTATTTAACTTATAGATTTATCATATTTTAAACTACTTGATAAATAAGATGATGGTTAAACCTGAAAAACACATAGATCCATATTCTcttcttttttatgatgacaatgcTTCTCTCATGGTAGTAATAGAACACACAAAGAAAGATTGAAATAATAGAATAGTTGAAATTCCCCTCACAAAAGAGATTATACTCTACTCTGCATATAAAGAGGATGAGTTACATGATGAAGCATAAGCACATAGAGACACATTTAAATATAACATAAGATCATACTTCTCCCCACGGATGGCAGCATCCAACTTTAAGATGCGCCCttgtgaaaaaattattcaaaaatttaaaaattaaagggtaattaaacaattatcaaaattttaaaaaatagcagtgactaaaattgcatgcataaaaattttgtaggaccaaaatatgtcattttttaatagggactaaaaataaaatttaaaatatttataaggacaaaaagtatatttaaccctataaatTAATCCTTTATGTTCAATTTAATACATTTCATCTATATATTGTtcagatatattaattatttaaatgtatcTAGAAGGTAATTTTTGAATTCAAATGACTCCTTTATGGACAAATTTGATAGGTTTTGTTACATGACAAATGTTGGGCTAGTAGTGGTCAACAAGCATCCTTGATTTGAGGTTTTTTTCTTATTCTTTGTACAtatttgttttaaggtttatAATTATATTTCGAGTGAAAATTCCtgttaatatttttctcaaaccggttttttttaaagaattgaaCCTGGGACCTTTAAGCTACATTGTATACCTTTACGATTAAGTCAATGTACATTAGTGAAAGATAATTCTcatgatttatagtaatattaaaccCAGAACTTTTTAACTTACATTTTTATCTACAAAGTTCAATAGCAGAATTATATACAATGATTTGTCATGTTTAAAAGTAACTCCTCATTTTAACATAAAAACATCGTTAGTTTcagcaaaattatttaaatttaaaatagagggactaaaactatttaaatttataatagtgAAACTTTTTCTGCATAACTTTCACATCATATTTGAGAAAAACTTTTGAGCAATTTAACTTATATTCATTTGAATTGATTACTGGGTATGAGGGGACAAAAGTACTGTAACTCGGTTTTTTTTttacgaactgactccttgctcttttttttttatatttttattttttgcaagagtcgccaccaacttttattttatccaaataggaaaggcataaaagaataggaaagaccttttgacagattttgggttcggggggttggttatacaaagggaatgttttaagcaccctttgtatccatggttatccatgggctcttaattgcttagctcacttttgatttaaaaatagaagaagtgaagatgacggaaacataaacaatgcgttcaaatggacaaagaaaaaatatagcggaagcataaataatatgtccaaatggacaaagagaaaatagcggaaacataaataatatgtccaaatggacaaagagaaaatagcggaaacataaataatatgtccaaatggacaaagagaaatagcggaaacataaataatatgtccaaatggacaaagagaaaatagcagaaatataaataatatgtccaaatggacaaagaaaaaatagcagaaatataaataatatgtccaaatggacaaagaaaaaatagcagaaatataaataatatgtccaaatggacaaagaaaaaatggcagaaacataaataatatgtccaaatggacaaagaaaaaataacagaaatataaataatatgtccaagtggacaaagaaaaaataacagaaatataaataatatgtccaagtggacaaagaaaaaataacagaaatataaataataaataataaaataaatataaaacaaattaaacttaattcattcttttttgtgatttttcatgaaaagataaaataattagaaacacaaacttaaatatgcatctaatatatttttttttgttgttttaacaagaattaaaaaaaacacacttataaacatatgaaaatattaaaagaaaacttttaatcttaaaaacatattttttgtcatttttaataaggattagaaaagaaaattaaaatcctatgtttaaaattaaaacacttaatctcataaaaaatatttatagaaaaagttaaaggaaaattagtaaaaagaaaaattaattgaATGGGCCAGGGGGTTTAAAATATGAATGGAGGGTGCAGCAGCCCAATAATGTTAAAagctgaaaataaaaataaaaagggagagtggaccgggtcgggtcaggatGACCCGGATCCATCTCTTAACAAAACAAGGTTGGGTTTTGAAAACCCTAAGACATAAAAAGAGGCAGCGCCTCTTAGCTTCTCTCCCTCACGTATTTTTTCTTCTGGAAAACCAAACTTGAAACTGAACTCTCTCTTCTCTGCTCAtagcaaacaacaacaacaaaatccgcTCTCGGTCTTGGCTTTTGGCGGACAAACAACAACAGCTTTTGATTGAAGACAAACTCAAGGTTTGTTCTTCAATTTCGTCCTCCCCCCTTTCTATGATGTAACAACTACAATTTATGCTTTCTATTTCGTTGTTGTTTCTTTTTTATGGTTACAGCAGTGATaactaatgtttttttttgttttaacagaaactAGCAGCAACAATTATTAGTGATAAAGAGTGAAATCGAATTACCTGCGGCAAGGAGGTGTTTGCCGGACTTTGTTGAAGGTATGTGTTTTTGATTGATACTGCTTCTGAAAATCTGAAACTGTTACTGTTATTATTGTGCTTCTGAATTTGCAATTGATTCTGTTCTGTTTGTGAATTGTTGTTTTGAATTCGTTGCAAATTGTTGTTGTGATTGCTGAGTCTTTGAATTGATTGTGAACAAACTTTGAATTATTGTTTGAAACAACTTTGAATTGTTGTTACTAACAAGCTCACTTTTTTGAAATTATTGTAGGctctttgatgaaggtgatgccacaacacctctttggatattagggagacttgaagatggatTTCAAGTAGAAACCTTCCACCAAGGTATGAACTACTTCTTCACCCCTTTTCAAACTATGGAACTTTGTAGCTATGAATTCTCTCTTTTCAAGTGGTTTACCAAGAAACTTGAAAACTTATGAGAGAAGAGGGAGAaatgagaaagctagtagtatggTAGCTTTGGTGTCATTAACTTCAAAGaaaacacttctatttataggaaaagttaaGGACGTGTTTGGCATTTGGTAAACTTTGATTGGCAAGTTATAatcattgcaagaataagaatattcttcatGACATATTGCTTATGACATAGCTATGCAAGTGACATAAAAAATATCTCTTTGGTTCCTTTTTGTTTTgacttatttttttgaattattgaacttttgctaatctcacccctttttgttttctttttcatgtgACATGAGTATTTCTTGAgaaaagcatgaagaaatttgattttgaagaatGAAGGCTTTGAAGATTGAAGGATTCAAGAAAGTCTTTGAAGCTTTTTTTTCTTGTAATTCCAATTCATTTCACCTTAGAATTGTATGAAACTTGTATTCTTTAAAATGAATgaaattttgtaattcttgaactttgaattagaCTTGAATTTTGGACAAAGTCTCTATTGTAACTCatttgaattttggaatttgTTCATGTAAAGAAACTCCACTTGAATTTCCTTTAGAATCTTGAATGAGCTTGCtactcaaaaatgaagtttgaata encodes:
- the LOC131601047 gene encoding uncharacterized protein LOC131601047; the protein is MTTPNKNHNKSLLHRLRTAVQKVKLLISSTILNQTWNAAKLLRGTSSLSKRQLSFNDRPGLMICSSDETDSEESLSPSPPRCLQRTMSIPSDDDIDKRSEIFIANFRRQLLLERQISLQLRYRSQGTTT